The proteins below are encoded in one region of Streptomyces roseirectus:
- a CDS encoding NAD-dependent epimerase/dehydratase family protein, with the protein MNTVLVTGGSGFVAAHLVRELLERGYTVHATVRSRTATAKVAPLTALGAQHPGRLRLFEADLLTEGSFDEAASGCAVVFHVASPFLMPERIKDGYRDVVEPALTGTRNVLGAVERTRSVERLVFTSTVGAIFGDYADVLTHMGGELSEKHVNSSSTVENNPYHYAKTVAEQAAWDACHAQDRWSMVAVNPGLILGPSLTPASDSGSLFLLDELFKGYFCYGAPDFSFTTVDVRDVALAHIAAAENPDAHGRYILAEREMTSFHEMATIVRRHHKDWRLPRTALPHWPVRILGPAFGLSQDYIRGHLGIRFTVDNRRSIEELGISYRPVEETLLDHYRAWRR; encoded by the coding sequence GTGAACACGGTCCTCGTCACGGGCGGCAGCGGATTCGTCGCCGCCCATCTGGTACGGGAGTTGCTGGAGCGGGGGTACACGGTGCACGCCACCGTCCGCTCCCGCACGGCCACCGCGAAGGTCGCCCCGCTCACCGCGCTCGGCGCTCAACACCCCGGCAGGCTCCGGCTGTTCGAGGCCGACCTGCTGACGGAGGGCTCCTTCGACGAGGCCGCGTCCGGCTGCGCCGTCGTCTTCCACGTCGCCTCGCCCTTCCTGATGCCGGAGCGGATCAAGGACGGGTACCGGGACGTCGTCGAACCCGCGCTCACCGGAACACGCAATGTTCTCGGGGCGGTTGAGCGCACCCGGAGCGTCGAGAGGCTGGTGTTCACCTCGACCGTCGGCGCGATCTTCGGCGACTACGCCGACGTACTCACTCACATGGGCGGGGAGTTGAGCGAGAAACACGTCAACTCCAGCAGCACCGTGGAGAACAACCCCTACCACTACGCCAAGACCGTGGCCGAGCAGGCCGCTTGGGACGCCTGCCACGCGCAGGACCGGTGGTCCATGGTCGCGGTCAACCCCGGGCTGATCCTCGGCCCCTCCCTCACCCCGGCCTCCGACTCCGGGAGCCTGTTCCTGCTGGACGAACTCTTCAAGGGCTACTTCTGCTACGGCGCACCGGACTTCAGCTTCACCACCGTCGACGTCCGTGACGTCGCCCTCGCGCACATCGCCGCCGCCGAGAACCCCGACGCGCACGGCCGGTACATCCTCGCCGAGCGGGAGATGACGTCGTTCCACGAGATGGCGACGATCGTCCGCCGGCACCACAAGGACTGGCGGCTGCCCCGAACCGCCCTGCCCCACTGGCCCGTTCGGATCCTCGGCCCGGCGTTCGGACTCTCCCAGGACTACATCCGAGGGCACCTCGGGATCCGCTTCACCGTCGACAACCGGCGCAGCATCGAGGAGTTGGGGATCAGCTACCGGCCGGTCGAGGAGACGCTGCTCGACCACTACCGGGCGTGGCGCCGATGA
- a CDS encoding LLM class flavin-dependent oxidoreductase: MTSPLAQTRFSVLDRSRTREGHPPSEALRDTVAFAREAEALGFHRFWVSEHHGVPGVAGSAPTVLAAAVAGATRTIRVGTGGVMLPNHRPLVVAEQFGVLESLYPGRIDMGLGRSVGFTDGVRRALGHGKDDAGDFAAQIEELLGWFAGTSPTGVHARPSEGLTVPPFVLAMGEGADIAARAGLPMVIGDFRSTEKMLRGVDRYRATFRPSPWAAEPYVVVSGTVAVAATPEEARRILVPEAWSMAYSRTHGAFPPLPPAEDAERRPMTEKQRGFYEDALTGHLAGTEEQVAEGLERIVKETGAREVLVTTSTYDRAALSDSYRRLAGIIGATPGSGRAASPRPAGS, from the coding sequence GTGACCTCACCACTCGCGCAGACCCGTTTCTCCGTCCTCGACCGCTCGCGCACCCGCGAGGGGCATCCGCCCTCGGAGGCGTTGCGGGACACGGTCGCGTTCGCGCGGGAGGCCGAGGCGCTGGGGTTCCACCGGTTCTGGGTGTCGGAGCACCACGGCGTGCCGGGCGTCGCCGGTTCCGCGCCGACCGTGCTGGCGGCGGCCGTCGCGGGGGCGACGCGCACGATCCGGGTCGGGACGGGCGGCGTGATGCTGCCCAACCACCGTCCGCTGGTCGTCGCCGAGCAGTTCGGGGTGCTTGAGTCGCTGTATCCGGGGCGGATCGACATGGGGCTGGGCCGCTCGGTGGGCTTCACGGACGGCGTGCGCCGCGCGCTCGGGCACGGCAAGGACGACGCCGGCGACTTCGCCGCCCAGATCGAGGAACTGCTCGGCTGGTTCGCGGGCACCTCCCCGACCGGCGTCCACGCCCGCCCCTCGGAGGGCCTGACGGTGCCGCCGTTCGTGCTGGCCATGGGCGAGGGCGCCGACATCGCGGCCCGCGCGGGCCTGCCGATGGTCATCGGCGACTTCCGCAGCACCGAGAAGATGCTGCGCGGCGTCGACCGTTACCGGGCGACGTTCCGCCCCTCGCCCTGGGCCGCCGAGCCGTACGTCGTCGTCTCGGGCACGGTCGCCGTCGCCGCCACCCCCGAGGAGGCCCGCCGGATCCTCGTCCCGGAAGCCTGGTCGATGGCGTACTCCCGTACGCACGGCGCGTTCCCGCCCCTGCCGCCCGCCGAGGACGCCGAGCGCCGCCCGATGACCGAGAAGCAGCGCGGCTTCTACGAGGACGCCCTGACCGGTCACCTCGCCGGCACCGAGGAGCAGGTCGCCGAGGGCCTGGAGCGGATCGTGAAGGAGACGGGCGCGCGGGAGGTGCTGGTGACGACGAGCACGTACGACCGGGCGGCACTGTCCGACTCCTACCGGAGGCTCGCCGGGATCATCGGCGCCACGCCCGGTAGTGGTCGAGCAGCGTCTCCTCGACCGGCCGGTAGCTGA
- a CDS encoding Lrp/AsnC family transcriptional regulator, with protein MDAIDRKILTELQLDGRLTVTELAARVRLSVSPCHRRLRDLEKSGAIRGYRAVVEPSAVGLAFEALIFVTMRVEDRETVAAFEEAVAAVPHVVQAQRLFGEPDYLLRVTAADLASYQRLYDERLATLPGIQRLTSTLVMKHVVADRPLPEAPGTPVQ; from the coding sequence ATGGACGCCATCGACCGGAAGATTCTCACCGAGTTGCAACTCGACGGCCGGCTCACCGTCACCGAACTCGCCGCGCGGGTCCGCCTCAGCGTCTCGCCCTGCCACCGGCGGCTGCGCGACCTGGAGAAGTCGGGGGCGATCCGCGGGTACCGGGCGGTCGTCGAACCGTCGGCGGTCGGGCTGGCCTTCGAGGCGCTGATCTTCGTCACAATGCGGGTGGAGGACCGGGAGACCGTCGCCGCGTTCGAGGAGGCCGTCGCCGCCGTCCCGCACGTCGTGCAGGCACAGCGCCTGTTCGGCGAGCCGGACTACCTGCTGCGGGTCACGGCCGCCGACCTGGCGTCCTACCAGCGCCTCTACGACGAACGGCTGGCGACCCTGCCCGGCATCCAGCGGCTGACCTCGACGCTGGTGATGAAGCACGTCGTCGCCGACCGCCCGCTCCCCGAGGCCCCCGGCACGCCCGTCCAGTAG
- a CDS encoding LysE family translocator produces MDISTVAAFLAIDLLLVLTPGADWAYVISAGLRERAVLPAVAGLLTGYVGYTLLAVAGLVVIVASSATLLTALTFAGAGYLIWLGVLTRPAALSAADGAPADSRARILLRGAGISGLNPKALLLYFSLFPQFIDAHTGWPVAAQTGLLGALHTTACAVVYLTVGLFAGTVLRTRPTAARVVTRVSGVLMVTIGAVLLLEQGHLALQP; encoded by the coding sequence ATGGACATATCGACGGTGGCCGCGTTCCTCGCGATCGACCTGCTGCTGGTGCTCACCCCCGGCGCCGACTGGGCCTACGTCATCTCCGCCGGGCTGCGCGAACGCGCCGTCCTGCCCGCCGTCGCGGGTCTGCTCACCGGCTACGTCGGCTACACCCTGCTCGCCGTCGCCGGACTCGTCGTGATCGTCGCGAGTTCCGCGACCCTCCTGACGGCGCTGACGTTCGCCGGGGCCGGCTACTTGATCTGGCTCGGCGTCCTCACCCGCCCCGCCGCCCTCAGCGCGGCCGACGGGGCACCGGCCGACTCCCGCGCCCGCATCCTCCTGCGCGGCGCCGGCATCAGCGGCCTCAACCCCAAGGCCCTCCTCCTGTACTTCTCGCTGTTCCCCCAGTTCATCGACGCCCATACCGGCTGGCCCGTCGCCGCCCAGACCGGCCTCCTCGGCGCCCTCCACACCACCGCCTGCGCAGTCGTCTACCTCACCGTCGGCCTCTTCGCCGGAACGGTCCTGCGCACCCGCCCGACCGCGGCCCGAGTGGTGACCCGCGTCTCCGGGGTGCTGATGGTGACGATCGGCGCGGTCCTGCTGCTGGAACAGGGGCACCTGGCACTCCAGCCGTAG
- a CDS encoding GTP-binding protein, whose amino-acid sequence MTHVTPHDRLPVTVLSGFLGAGKTTLLNHVLNNREGLKVAVIVNDMSEVNIDAALVRGGDAALSRTEERLVEMTNGCICCTLRDDLLDEVDRLAREGRFDHLIIESSGISEPLPVAATFAFARDDGATLGDVARLDTMVTVVDAANFLTDLADGDELAERGLAPFEDDERTVSDLLIDQVEFADVIVLNKLDLVDAPTAARLRATLTRLNPDARVVTATHSEVDLREVLDTRRFDLERAQQSPGWVKELNGDHVPETEEYGISSTVFRSELPFHPGRLWAFVTEHLDSGAYGRILRSKGFFTLSTRPHVTGLWSQAGSVARFEPSAARDEDAPYAQELVFIGTQLHSPALQQALTTCLLSPGEPTPDDPFPLWSTTGIDDTCEHEHAA is encoded by the coding sequence CTGACCCACGTGACACCGCACGACCGCCTCCCGGTGACGGTCCTCTCGGGCTTCCTGGGCGCGGGGAAGACGACGCTCCTCAACCACGTCCTGAACAACCGCGAGGGCCTGAAGGTCGCGGTGATCGTGAACGACATGAGCGAGGTCAACATCGACGCGGCCCTGGTCAGGGGCGGCGACGCGGCCCTCTCGCGGACGGAGGAGCGGCTGGTCGAGATGACGAACGGCTGCATCTGCTGCACCCTGCGCGACGACCTCCTCGACGAGGTGGACCGCCTCGCCCGCGAGGGCCGCTTCGACCACCTGATCATCGAGTCGAGCGGCATCTCGGAGCCGCTTCCGGTCGCCGCGACCTTCGCGTTCGCCCGCGACGACGGCGCCACCCTGGGCGACGTGGCCCGCCTCGACACGATGGTCACGGTCGTCGACGCGGCGAACTTCCTCACCGACCTGGCCGACGGCGACGAACTCGCCGAGCGCGGCCTGGCCCCGTTCGAGGACGACGAGCGCACGGTCAGCGACCTCCTCATCGACCAGGTCGAGTTCGCGGACGTCATCGTCCTCAACAAACTCGACCTGGTGGACGCCCCCACCGCGGCCCGCCTGCGCGCGACCCTGACCCGGCTGAACCCGGACGCCCGGGTCGTCACGGCGACCCACAGCGAGGTCGACCTGCGCGAGGTCCTGGACACGCGCCGCTTCGACCTGGAGCGCGCCCAGCAATCGCCGGGCTGGGTCAAGGAGTTGAACGGCGACCACGTCCCGGAGACGGAGGAGTACGGCATCTCGTCGACCGTGTTCCGCTCCGAACTCCCCTTCCACCCCGGCCGGTTGTGGGCGTTCGTCACCGAACACCTGGACAGCGGCGCCTACGGACGCATCCTCCGCTCCAAGGGCTTCTTCACCCTCTCCACCCGCCCCCACGTCACCGGCCTGTGGTCCCAGGCGGGCTCGGTCGCCCGCTTCGAACCCTCCGCCGCCCGCGACGAAGACGCCCCCTACGCCCAGGAACTCGTCTTCATCGGCACCCAGTTGCACTCCCCCGCCCTCCAACAGGCCCTCACCACCTGCCTGCTGTCCCCCGGCGAACCCACCCCCGACGACCCGTTCCCCCTCTGGTCCACCACCGGCATCGACGACACCTGCGAACACGAACACGCCGCCTGA
- the rpmF gene encoding 50S ribosomal protein L32 → MAVPKRKMSRSNTRHRRAQWKASVPSLVPVTVDGVQHLVPQNLVKAYERGLLRPEG, encoded by the coding sequence ATGGCCGTCCCCAAGCGCAAGATGTCCCGCAGCAACACCCGCCACCGCCGCGCCCAGTGGAAGGCGAGCGTCCCGTCCCTGGTCCCGGTCACGGTCGACGGCGTCCAGCACCTCGTCCCGCAGAACCTGGTGAAGGCGTACGAACGCGGCCTGCTGCGCCCGGAAGGCTGA
- a CDS encoding LNS2 domain-containing protein — MTERRPLAVFDLDNTLADTAHRQRFLQGARRDWAGFFAAAPQDPPIPDGVALAVSSAEECEVVYLTGRPERCRRDTLEWLARHGLPEGRVFMRRNDDRRPARQTKLEVLRRLGRGREVRMVVDDDELVCADAERAGFPVTLARWTAPSEALRQAQEGEGRT, encoded by the coding sequence GTGACCGAACGCCGCCCCCTCGCCGTCTTCGACCTCGACAACACCCTCGCCGACACGGCCCACCGCCAGCGCTTCCTGCAAGGCGCCCGGCGGGACTGGGCCGGGTTCTTCGCCGCCGCCCCGCAGGACCCGCCGATCCCCGACGGGGTCGCGCTGGCCGTGTCGAGCGCCGAGGAGTGCGAGGTCGTCTACCTCACCGGGCGGCCCGAGCGCTGCCGCCGGGACACCCTGGAGTGGCTGGCCCGGCACGGCCTGCCCGAGGGACGGGTGTTCATGCGGCGCAACGACGACCGCAGACCGGCCCGGCAGACCAAGCTGGAGGTACTGCGCCGGCTCGGCCGGGGACGGGAGGTGCGGATGGTGGTCGACGACGACGAACTCGTGTGCGCGGACGCGGAACGGGCCGGGTTCCCCGTGACGCTCGCGCGGTGGACGGCGCCGTCGGAGGCGCTGCGGCAGGCTCAGGAGGGAGAGGGCAGGACCTGA